In the genome of Synergistaceae bacterium, one region contains:
- a CDS encoding sulfurtransferase TusA family protein — translation MNDVITIDTSGLSCPQPVIELKKVLDKTPSGRVEVLVDTATSRNNVARFAGDKGWKTTLEERDGGYKVILEK, via the coding sequence ATGAACGACGTCATTACCATCGACACTTCGGGGCTCTCCTGCCCTCAGCCCGTTATAGAGCTCAAAAAGGTTCTCGATAAAACGCCCTCCGGCAGGGTGGAGGTTCTCGTGGACACCGCGACTTCCCGCAACAACGTCGCCCGCTTCGCCGGGGACAAAGGCTGGAAAACCACCCTGGAGGAACGCGACGGAGGCTACAAAGTCATTCTGGAAAAATGA
- a CDS encoding zinc-binding dehydrogenase, producing MKATRLFRFHEKLNLVELPIPEPGEGEVLARVLASGICASDLHIMEGKISTVRLPYTPGHELCGEVHTVGPGVDNLQKGDRFVAAIDVLCGKCRFCREGRENLCVHRTRIGFERDGSHAQYCVVPAANVFPISREIPCEQAAIIPDAVACMYHAFTAQGRVQRGDIVCILGVGGLGFQGIQIARHLGAKVVVTSRQDRKLALAEKAGADGVINTKTQNFREEIMRFTDGAGCDVVFDNIGIAASVGEAVAVLRRGGRVVAAGYSDPEFSVNYQDLVLYEKEIIGIRGSTPKELRETIALVEKGVLKPFVYQTCEFSEINEALNRLRNSESLGRTVILPWKE from the coding sequence ATGAAAGCGACACGTCTTTTCAGATTTCACGAAAAACTGAACCTGGTCGAGCTTCCAATTCCTGAACCCGGAGAAGGAGAAGTGCTTGCCAGAGTTTTGGCCAGTGGTATTTGCGCCTCCGACCTGCATATTATGGAGGGAAAAATTTCCACGGTGCGCCTGCCTTACACGCCAGGCCATGAACTTTGCGGTGAAGTCCATACGGTGGGCCCCGGGGTGGATAACCTCCAAAAGGGAGACCGTTTTGTGGCCGCCATTGATGTGCTGTGCGGCAAATGTCGTTTTTGTCGGGAAGGCAGAGAAAATTTGTGTGTTCACAGAACGCGGATCGGTTTTGAACGCGACGGTTCCCACGCGCAATATTGTGTTGTTCCGGCCGCCAATGTTTTCCCGATCTCCAGAGAAATTCCCTGTGAACAGGCGGCGATTATCCCCGATGCGGTGGCCTGCATGTATCATGCCTTCACCGCTCAGGGCAGAGTTCAGCGTGGAGATATCGTATGTATCCTTGGGGTCGGCGGGCTTGGGTTCCAGGGAATCCAGATCGCCCGGCATCTGGGGGCGAAAGTCGTTGTCACCAGTCGGCAGGATCGGAAACTGGCTCTTGCCGAAAAAGCGGGAGCGGATGGTGTAATCAATACCAAAACTCAGAATTTCAGGGAAGAAATTATGCGTTTTACCGATGGCGCCGGATGTGATGTCGTTTTTGACAACATTGGAATCGCCGCTTCCGTGGGTGAGGCGGTGGCGGTTCTGCGGCGGGGCGGCAGAGTGGTGGCGGCAGGTTACAGTGACCCTGAATTCAGCGTGAACTATCAGGATTTAGTCCTTTATGAAAAGGAAATTATCGGAATTCGTGGCAGCACTCCGAAAGAACTGCGCGAAACGATCGCACTGGTAGAAAAGGGCGTCCTGAAACCTTTTGTTTACCAGACCTGCGAGTTTTCCGAAATCAACGAAGCCTTGAACCGTCTGCGCAACAGTGAGTCGCTGGGACGAACGGTGATTTTACCCTGGAAGGAATAG
- a CDS encoding cyclase family protein, with protein sequence MSVQYREIIDLTLGIVSNMSVPPGNRKTLPPVEFRLYSDASKDGIQVGFYQQGIHAGTHLDAPRHIVPGGKTIDELPLDYFMGKGYCINCTAVKPNEPVTAAMLDYASSKIKKGMMAFLYTGWSDKMFGQDAYWNDSPFLGEDAAQWLVDHGTKIAGFDFFQEIGAKQPVLNPALFKVHKILLEHGCLNIEHLTNLGKVVDSIFDVIALPLKIIGAEGSPTRVLALRD encoded by the coding sequence ATGTCTGTTCAGTACAGAGAAATCATCGATTTGACGCTGGGAATCGTCTCCAATATGTCAGTACCTCCCGGAAACAGGAAAACACTGCCTCCTGTGGAATTCCGGCTCTACAGTGATGCCTCGAAGGACGGCATCCAGGTGGGTTTTTATCAGCAGGGCATCCACGCGGGAACCCATCTGGACGCACCGCGTCACATCGTTCCCGGCGGTAAAACCATCGATGAATTGCCGCTGGATTATTTCATGGGCAAAGGGTACTGCATCAACTGTACCGCGGTGAAACCCAACGAACCCGTTACAGCCGCTATGCTGGATTATGCGTCATCAAAAATAAAAAAAGGGATGATGGCGTTCCTTTATACGGGATGGAGCGACAAAATGTTCGGGCAGGACGCCTACTGGAACGATTCTCCTTTCCTCGGGGAAGATGCGGCCCAGTGGCTGGTGGATCACGGAACGAAGATCGCGGGGTTCGATTTCTTCCAGGAGATCGGCGCAAAGCAACCCGTGCTCAATCCCGCTTTGTTCAAAGTGCATAAAATTCTTCTGGAGCACGGCTGTTTGAACATCGAACACCTGACCAATCTGGGGAAAGTGGTGGACAGCATCTTCGATGTCATTGCCCTGCCCCTGAAGATCATCGGCGCAGAGGGTTCTCCCACGCGGGTGTTGGCCCTGAGAGACTGA
- the mglC gene encoding galactose/methyl galactoside ABC transporter permease MglC has protein sequence MWRSGTEPGKSAASLYGSFLLTYAIYIILLLIFFGMVVLEPGLLTFRNLLFILSQASTRVILALGVAGIIVLGCTDLSLGRAVGFAGIMTASLLQSVSYERRIFAGMPELPIFIPILGAMLLCALFAVLQCYFVAKVKVAPFIASLAFQLVLYGIQSIYFDVVNKSSPIGGLDERFKHFAQGYVPLGNPGIPYLVIYATLTTLVIWFIWNKTRLGRNMFAIGGNSEAASVSGINIVLTMMMIYTTAGLLYGFGGSLEAARTGSAANSLGSGYELDAIASCVVGGVSMRGGVGSVGGVVIGVLIFQVISYGLVYLRVNTYVQYLIKGIIILLAVSIDTQKYIQRK, from the coding sequence GTGTGGAGATCCGGAACGGAACCAGGCAAGTCTGCGGCGTCCCTGTATGGGAGTTTTTTGCTCACCTACGCGATTTATATCATTTTGTTGCTGATCTTTTTTGGCATGGTGGTGCTTGAACCCGGACTCCTGACGTTCAGAAACCTCCTGTTCATTTTGTCCCAGGCCTCCACCCGCGTCATTCTGGCGCTGGGAGTGGCGGGTATCATCGTGCTGGGCTGCACCGACCTCTCTCTGGGAAGAGCGGTGGGCTTTGCGGGCATTATGACGGCGAGCCTTTTGCAAAGTGTCTCCTACGAACGCAGAATTTTCGCCGGAATGCCGGAGCTGCCGATTTTCATTCCCATTTTGGGGGCGATGCTCCTCTGCGCGTTGTTCGCGGTTCTGCAGTGTTACTTCGTGGCTAAGGTGAAGGTTGCTCCGTTCATTGCCTCTCTGGCCTTTCAGCTGGTTCTTTACGGAATTCAGTCCATCTATTTCGACGTGGTGAATAAATCTTCTCCCATCGGAGGATTGGACGAACGATTCAAACATTTTGCGCAGGGCTACGTTCCTCTGGGCAACCCCGGTATTCCCTATCTGGTTATTTACGCCACTCTGACTACTTTGGTCATATGGTTCATCTGGAATAAAACCCGACTGGGACGCAACATGTTCGCGATCGGCGGCAACAGCGAGGCGGCCAGCGTCTCGGGAATCAACATCGTCCTGACGATGATGATGATCTACACCACGGCGGGGTTGCTTTACGGTTTCGGCGGCTCTCTGGAGGCGGCGCGCACGGGGAGTGCGGCAAACTCTCTGGGCTCCGGCTATGAACTGGACGCCATCGCTTCCTGCGTGGTGGGGGGCGTCTCCATGCGAGGCGGAGTGGGCTCTGTGGGCGGCGTGGTCATCGGTGTGCTGATTTTTCAGGTCATCAGCTACGGTCTTGTGTATTTGCGGGTCAATACCTACGTTCAGTATCTGATTAAGGGCATCATCATCCTGCTGGCGGTGTCCATCGACACGCAGAAGTACATTCAGCGCAAGTAA
- a CDS encoding ATP-binding cassette domain-containing protein, with product MKNARLQVRPGTVHALMGENGAGKSTLMKCLFGIYIRDEGEILLEGCPVSFENPHQALTHGVSMVHQELNQVLELSVMENVWLGRLFCRGFVVDRKKLFDETKALFEQLKIDIHPRIKIGTLSVSQRQMVEIAKAISCQAKVLVLDEPTSSLTDKEVRHLFEMIRGLTERGCAVIYISHKMEEILQVSHDVTIMRDGEWIATQAASDLTTDKIIRLMVGREIVNRFPPKHNRPSDRVVLSVRGLTGYYQPTVRDMSFDLHEGEVLGIAGLMGARRTEAVETIFGIRRLAEGTIEKNGRKLPPPVPHTSIVNGFALITEERRRSGIFEDLSVSFNTAIVKLPAYCKMGVVNDKAIKADTKAMIEKLRIKTPSQKTFARALSGGNQQKVIIARWLLAGPDIFLLDEPTRGIDVGAKYEIYQIIDAVAREGKSVIFISSEMPELLGVSDRILVMSNGRVAGILNAGETTQEEIMLLSAKYL from the coding sequence TTGAAAAACGCAAGGCTGCAGGTGCGTCCTGGAACGGTTCACGCATTGATGGGGGAGAACGGAGCGGGCAAATCCACGCTTATGAAATGCCTCTTCGGGATTTATATCCGGGACGAGGGAGAAATTTTACTGGAAGGATGCCCCGTCTCTTTTGAAAATCCGCATCAGGCGCTGACTCACGGCGTATCCATGGTCCATCAGGAGCTGAACCAGGTTCTGGAGCTGAGCGTCATGGAAAACGTGTGGCTTGGCCGCCTGTTTTGCCGGGGTTTCGTTGTGGACAGAAAAAAATTGTTCGATGAGACAAAGGCCCTCTTCGAGCAGCTCAAAATCGACATCCACCCTCGTATAAAAATAGGAACGCTTTCAGTCTCTCAGCGTCAAATGGTAGAAATTGCGAAGGCAATTTCCTGTCAGGCCAAAGTACTGGTTCTTGATGAACCCACCTCTTCCCTGACGGACAAGGAAGTACGGCATCTGTTCGAAATGATACGCGGGCTGACGGAGCGAGGCTGCGCCGTCATTTATATTTCTCATAAGATGGAAGAGATCCTCCAGGTGTCTCATGACGTCACGATTATGCGGGACGGGGAATGGATCGCCACTCAAGCGGCTTCGGATCTGACCACGGATAAAATTATCCGGCTGATGGTGGGGCGGGAGATCGTCAATCGCTTCCCTCCCAAACACAACAGGCCTTCTGACAGGGTCGTGCTGAGTGTCCGAGGTCTGACGGGCTATTATCAGCCCACGGTCAGAGATATGTCCTTCGATCTGCATGAAGGGGAGGTTTTGGGGATAGCGGGACTTATGGGCGCCCGCCGTACGGAAGCGGTGGAAACGATTTTCGGCATTCGCCGCCTTGCGGAGGGCACGATCGAGAAAAACGGCAGAAAATTGCCGCCTCCTGTGCCTCACACCTCCATTGTCAACGGTTTTGCCCTCATTACGGAGGAACGCCGGAGGTCGGGGATCTTTGAGGATCTTAGCGTCTCTTTCAATACGGCCATAGTGAAATTGCCGGCTTATTGTAAAATGGGCGTCGTAAACGATAAAGCCATCAAAGCGGATACGAAAGCGATGATTGAAAAGCTGCGAATCAAAACGCCCTCCCAAAAAACCTTTGCCCGCGCTCTTTCGGGAGGAAATCAGCAAAAGGTCATCATCGCCCGCTGGCTTTTGGCGGGTCCGGATATTTTTTTGCTTGACGAACCCACAAGGGGTATCGACGTGGGGGCGAAGTACGAAATCTACCAAATTATCGACGCAGTGGCCCGGGAAGGCAAAAGTGTCATTTTCATTTCTTCGGAAATGCCGGAGCTTTTAGGCGTCAGTGATCGCATTCTTGTCATGAGCAACGGCAGAGTGGCGGGGATCCTCAATGCGGGAGAAACGACCCAGGAAGAAATTATGTTGTTGAGCGCAAAATACCTCTAA
- a CDS encoding galactose ABC transporter substrate-binding protein translates to MKKSSLILLAGFMALLTIFASGVAAAEKKPRLGVLIFDYSNAYVSYIRNSIEHSNADGKAELIMVDSQNDQAKQVEQVDNLIQQGVDALAINAVAPESAGAMIDKLKAAGIPVVFFNRCPSEKDLKSYDKCFYVGTTPAQSGEMQAKMAWEAFKANSAFDKNGDGKMQYVIIKGEPGHPDAEARTEANQYTLKNLNASVELLDIQTGRFRTAEAKDVMDAWVGKFGDKIEMVLTNSDAMTLGAVESLNGAKIKSGIVGINALPEVLPLIDNGTLIGSILSDAGREGVCIYTMSYNLATGKDVLTGLKEGFGSMNDVRIPYIPIDKSNTSLAREIYGKILK, encoded by the coding sequence ATGAAGAAATCTTCGTTGATCCTGTTGGCAGGTTTCATGGCTCTTCTCACGATTTTTGCTTCCGGAGTGGCGGCGGCAGAAAAAAAACCTCGTTTGGGTGTGCTCATCTTTGATTACTCAAATGCGTACGTTTCCTACATTCGTAACAGCATCGAACACAGTAACGCGGACGGTAAAGCCGAACTGATCATGGTCGACTCCCAGAATGACCAGGCAAAACAGGTCGAACAGGTAGACAATCTGATTCAGCAGGGTGTGGATGCCCTCGCCATCAACGCTGTGGCGCCCGAATCCGCCGGGGCCATGATCGACAAACTCAAGGCGGCAGGGATTCCCGTGGTGTTTTTCAACCGCTGTCCTTCCGAAAAGGACCTGAAGAGCTACGACAAATGTTTTTATGTGGGAACGACGCCGGCTCAGTCCGGTGAAATGCAGGCTAAAATGGCGTGGGAGGCTTTTAAGGCCAACTCGGCCTTCGACAAAAATGGCGACGGCAAAATGCAGTACGTCATTATTAAGGGAGAGCCGGGACATCCCGATGCCGAAGCCCGTACCGAGGCAAATCAGTATACCCTCAAAAATCTGAATGCCTCCGTCGAATTACTGGACATTCAGACAGGCCGTTTCCGCACGGCAGAGGCAAAGGACGTCATGGACGCCTGGGTGGGTAAATTCGGCGATAAGATTGAGATGGTGCTCACCAACAGCGACGCTATGACGCTGGGGGCAGTCGAATCTCTGAACGGCGCAAAGATCAAATCGGGCATCGTAGGGATCAACGCTTTACCGGAGGTTCTTCCCCTCATCGACAACGGAACGCTGATCGGCTCGATTCTGTCGGACGCAGGTCGGGAGGGCGTGTGTATTTACACGATGAGCTACAACCTCGCCACAGGAAAAGATGTACTGACCGGACTGAAGGAGGGCTTCGGATCCATGAATGACGTCCGTATCCCCTATATCCCCATCGATAAAAGCAACACGAGCCTTGCGCGGGAGATTTACGGCAAAATCCTGAAGTAA